Proteins from a single region of Segatella copri:
- a CDS encoding DUF262 domain-containing protein, whose amino-acid sequence MVNSIDRKAVTELMKGYYFYIPSYQRGYRWTSIQVVQLLSDLLCYASSTFNKRIQGINEGEYYCLQPVVARKITDKEVLKKFLPKDAKKDAEAWEIIDGQQRLTTLYILYKYLITKCNISAESLKEDEIELYHLTYATRKGSSVFLANIGNNDDECNDNIDFFHMSQAYETIDKWIRSIDEYELTGAKSLCQRYNLSTKVSDILNIFRSLLNAEKDKYSMYGSVQVLWYELADDKDAIKEFREINTGKIYLTDAELIKALFLRTQNLESQEHIQMQRALEWENIENTLQNDAFWCFLNAKGIDMPNRIDFIFNLRYKMETLSVLNQDDDNLDGKVDTLLRDCETKLATNNFVFNYFYDKFDGKSNVELIQALTTEWDEILNIFHTIEDWYEDVITYNLIGMLSQYQGNLLPKCYYHFNHMDENESRGEFKDWLKQKICDQTQNITVEQGHIDLSFGDSRIFNLLLLLNVHHLNKQAEGLESQSELSSIYKFPFDVLTKQGWDIEHIDSFTTNGLKEISSKKEWISIALEDLSMNEEERSFINELYEEGELDKAIEKIREIAKEWTDAPEEVKNNIGNLTLLDSETNRSYGNSLFVVKRRKIIERMKAGIYVPVTTTYVFMKLFDENGTNRSRWGEEDMNKYQAYICDELKDYLNIKK is encoded by the coding sequence ATGGTTAATAGTATTGACAGAAAAGCGGTAACAGAACTTATGAAGGGGTATTATTTTTATATCCCTTCATATCAGCGCGGCTATAGATGGACCAGCATCCAGGTGGTTCAACTACTAAGTGACTTATTATGTTATGCAAGTAGCACTTTTAACAAGCGAATACAAGGTATCAACGAAGGTGAGTACTATTGTCTGCAGCCGGTAGTAGCAAGAAAAATCACAGACAAAGAAGTACTGAAAAAATTCCTACCAAAAGATGCTAAGAAAGATGCAGAAGCATGGGAGATCATAGATGGTCAACAAAGACTTACAACTCTTTATATATTGTACAAGTATTTAATTACGAAGTGCAATATTTCTGCTGAAAGTTTAAAAGAGGATGAAATAGAACTCTATCATCTTACCTATGCCACAAGAAAAGGGTCTTCAGTTTTCTTAGCAAATATTGGAAACAACGATGATGAATGCAATGATAATATTGATTTTTTCCACATGAGTCAAGCCTATGAAACTATTGACAAATGGATAAGAAGCATTGATGAGTATGAACTTACAGGTGCAAAAAGTTTGTGCCAAAGATACAACTTAAGCACAAAAGTGAGCGATATTCTGAACATATTCCGTTCATTATTAAATGCGGAAAAAGATAAATATTCAATGTATGGATCAGTCCAAGTATTATGGTATGAACTTGCAGATGACAAAGATGCCATTAAAGAGTTTAGAGAAATCAATACAGGTAAGATTTATCTAACAGATGCTGAATTAATAAAAGCTCTCTTTCTCAGAACACAGAACTTGGAATCGCAAGAGCATATTCAAATGCAGCGTGCCTTAGAATGGGAAAATATTGAAAATACGCTCCAAAATGATGCTTTCTGGTGTTTTTTAAACGCCAAAGGAATTGATATGCCTAACCGCATTGACTTCATCTTTAATCTAAGATATAAGATGGAAACTCTTTCTGTCTTAAATCAAGACGATGACAATCTTGATGGAAAAGTTGATACACTGTTAAGAGACTGTGAAACAAAACTCGCAACGAATAACTTTGTGTTCAACTATTTCTACGACAAGTTTGATGGAAAATCTAATGTTGAATTGATTCAAGCATTAACCACGGAATGGGATGAAATACTTAATATCTTCCATACAATAGAAGATTGGTATGAGGATGTCATCACCTATAACCTTATAGGTATGCTCAGTCAGTACCAAGGCAACTTGCTTCCGAAGTGTTATTATCATTTCAATCACATGGATGAAAATGAGTCCAGGGGTGAATTTAAAGATTGGCTTAAACAAAAAATTTGTGATCAGACACAAAATATCACTGTGGAACAGGGACATATTGACCTCAGCTTTGGTGATAGCCGAATATTTAATTTGCTCTTGCTCTTAAATGTCCATCATTTAAATAAGCAAGCAGAAGGACTTGAGAGCCAAAGCGAGTTAAGTTCTATCTATAAATTTCCATTTGATGTTCTTACTAAACAAGGTTGGGATATAGAACATATAGATTCATTCACAACTAATGGATTGAAAGAAATATCAAGCAAAAAGGAATGGATTAGCATAGCTCTTGAAGACTTAAGTATGAATGAAGAGGAAAGATCTTTCATAAATGAGCTTTACGAAGAAGGAGAACTTGACAAGGCCATCGAGAAAATACGAGAAATCGCAAAAGAGTGGACTGATGCACCAGAGGAGGTTAAGAATAATATTGGGAACCTCACTCTATTAGACTCAGAAACCAACCGTTCATATGGTAATAGCTTATTTGTAGTGAAACGTCGTAAAATCATTGAAAGAATGAAAGCTGGCATTTATGTTCCAGTTACAACTACTTATGTCTTCATGAAACTCTTCGACGAAAACGGAACAAACCGCTCTCGATGGGGAGAAGAGGACATGAATAAATATCAAGCCTACATTTGCGATGAACTCAAAGATTATCTAAACATTAAAAAGTAA
- a CDS encoding DUF262 domain-containing protein: protein MSETYTFRSIFSKPISYAKDEDPIVISKVIIPRIQRPYAQGRLGEAETKIRNSFLKDIFKYLTSENDAIMDFHFIYGSIKNIEDITNQKEYILELLDGQQRFTTLFLLHWFLLNKEKRQNTEVAESIIHALKSFTYETRATATAFCQSLAQYSCSLEDEKPSVCIRRARWYYHNFDKDSTIAGMLVMLDAMNEEYNKTENNNLLEKTERLQFYVLPLMQYNLSEELYMKMNARGLPLSVFDNFKAEFTGALRKCKTLTEEKVDLEGGIQNELISHEESISLKLDAKWIDLFWNKNKSNSDESYMRFFSRFFAYRYMIDSDVAAKEMTSKELPIYSFYTLSESKKNENVYLGFDEYEKVLTNHPEYFTALEKVLDTLCSHKEEIAKSLTPAWGKEKEENFFLDSTATFSQTLLVVFGAICEFILCYEDWEADIYQKWMRIVWNIIENTNIDSLIPATNTLRNLSNFTKAVASNQHKASTFYDLKSRAKCNNSFFEAVAASKEIGSWPRPFQEEIEKAKRIAENPDWLTVFQSVEVNPFIKGTTCFFYEEGMPIEVFCKNCECIQEMFDKEGISPYYRKNHVLLRAINSNLYEWDGQLENRYVTEDSEPKKFLKTFLINEPIIRKMLIAAFKNANNKEEITFFLEEYIKSNIVSLNGLENWDLQLAIAHNILCQDIRLYDWMTSQKAPVCISWFKGHIAVAIPRVWYDRYLIDSERDAIAQKLKDDFSMEYWEDETKHTYLSDFEETGHYKGEDLFMFASLSDKEDYSMNCWFKNYHEIRIFIQCPSQKKCKELEKLLLEGTIYDDERNCLYFDTDMDGNLMASFHYFSISDYSPIKKRLEEIWDKVESAVKKLTNNK from the coding sequence ATGAGTGAGACATATACATTCAGAAGTATCTTCAGCAAACCTATTTCATACGCAAAAGACGAGGATCCTATAGTAATTTCGAAAGTTATCATACCAAGAATACAGAGACCCTATGCGCAAGGAAGACTTGGTGAAGCAGAAACAAAGATAAGAAATTCCTTCTTGAAGGATATTTTTAAATACTTGACATCTGAAAATGATGCCATCATGGACTTTCATTTTATCTATGGTTCTATCAAGAATATTGAAGATATTACAAATCAAAAAGAGTATATCTTGGAGCTATTAGATGGTCAGCAGCGTTTTACAACTCTGTTCCTTCTTCATTGGTTTCTTCTTAACAAAGAGAAAAGACAAAATACGGAAGTAGCAGAAAGCATTATCCATGCACTTAAAAGTTTCACCTATGAGACTAGAGCTACAGCTACTGCTTTTTGCCAATCTTTAGCTCAATATTCATGCAGCTTAGAAGATGAAAAGCCAAGCGTTTGCATACGTAGAGCAAGATGGTACTATCATAATTTTGACAAAGATTCTACCATTGCAGGTATGCTTGTCATGCTGGATGCTATGAACGAGGAATACAATAAGACTGAAAATAATAATCTCTTGGAAAAGACCGAGAGATTGCAATTCTATGTACTCCCCCTAATGCAGTACAATCTTTCAGAAGAACTATATATGAAGATGAATGCTCGTGGTCTGCCTCTATCTGTCTTTGATAATTTTAAAGCAGAATTTACAGGTGCTTTAAGAAAATGTAAAACATTGACAGAAGAAAAGGTTGACTTAGAGGGTGGCATTCAAAATGAATTAATCTCACATGAAGAAAGTATTTCTCTGAAACTGGATGCCAAATGGATAGACTTGTTTTGGAATAAAAACAAATCTAATTCTGATGAAAGCTATATGAGATTTTTCAGTAGATTCTTTGCCTATCGATATATGATTGATAGTGATGTTGCAGCTAAAGAAATGACAAGCAAAGAACTTCCCATTTACTCATTTTATACACTTTCAGAAAGCAAAAAAAATGAAAATGTATATTTAGGATTTGATGAATATGAGAAAGTCTTGACCAACCATCCAGAATATTTTACGGCTTTAGAAAAAGTCTTAGATACACTTTGTTCGCATAAAGAAGAAATTGCCAAATCACTCACCCCGGCCTGGGGAAAAGAGAAAGAGGAAAACTTCTTTCTGGATTCTACAGCAACGTTTTCACAAACGCTCTTGGTTGTATTTGGAGCCATTTGTGAATTTATACTATGCTATGAGGATTGGGAAGCAGATATTTACCAAAAATGGATGAGAATCGTATGGAACATCATAGAGAATACCAATATTGACAGTTTGATACCAGCAACCAACACACTACGTAATTTATCTAATTTTACAAAAGCTGTTGCTTCGAATCAGCACAAAGCAAGTACATTCTATGATCTCAAATCCAGGGCAAAATGTAATAACAGTTTCTTTGAGGCAGTAGCTGCTTCCAAGGAGATTGGCTCTTGGCCACGTCCATTCCAGGAAGAAATAGAAAAGGCCAAGAGAATTGCAGAGAATCCAGATTGGCTAACTGTGTTTCAAAGTGTAGAAGTCAATCCATTCATAAAAGGCACTACCTGTTTCTTCTATGAAGAAGGAATGCCAATAGAAGTATTCTGCAAGAACTGTGAGTGTATTCAAGAAATGTTTGATAAGGAAGGCATCAGTCCATATTATCGAAAGAATCATGTACTACTTCGTGCTATCAACTCCAATTTGTACGAATGGGATGGTCAACTAGAGAACCGCTATGTAACAGAAGATAGTGAACCTAAAAAGTTCTTAAAGACATTCCTCATTAATGAGCCTATCATAAGAAAGATGCTTATAGCAGCATTTAAGAATGCCAACAACAAGGAGGAGATTACATTCTTTTTAGAAGAGTACATCAAGAGCAACATTGTGTCACTGAATGGTTTAGAGAACTGGGATCTTCAACTTGCCATTGCTCATAACATCTTATGCCAAGACATCAGACTATACGACTGGATGACTTCTCAAAAAGCACCCGTTTGCATAAGTTGGTTTAAAGGACACATTGCTGTAGCTATACCACGTGTATGGTATGATAGATATTTAATCGATTCTGAAAGAGATGCCATAGCCCAAAAACTAAAAGATGATTTTAGCATGGAATATTGGGAAGATGAAACTAAACATACCTATCTGTCTGATTTCGAAGAAACTGGACACTATAAAGGTGAAGATTTGTTTATGTTTGCATCACTATCAGACAAGGAAGATTATTCTATGAATTGCTGGTTCAAGAATTACCACGAAATTCGAATATTCATACAATGTCCAAGTCAAAAGAAATGTAAGGAACTTGAGAAATTATTACTTGAAGGTACCATATATGATGATGAGCGAAATTGCTTATACTTCGATACCGATATGGATGGTAACCTGATGGCTAGCTTTCATTACTTTTCAATAAGTGACTATAGTCCAATAAAGAAGCGTTTAGAGGAGATTTGGGATAAAGTAGAATCGGCGGTTAAAAAATTAACAAACAATAAGTAG
- a CDS encoding CvfB family protein — MSKKIKLGDYNRLRIVKKVDFGLYLDGGDEGEILLPSRYVPEDAGIGDELDVFIYLDQEERLIATTETPLAKVGDFAYLEVKWVNEYGAFLGWGLMKDIFCPFREQKKRMVLGNSYIVHIHIDEESYRIVASAKIERYLNEDHPHYKHGDEVDLLIWQKTDLGFKVIIDNQYPGLLYQDQIFQYIHTGDKMKGYIGRVRPDGKIDVTLQKTGIQQTADFAETLYQYLLDNDGECNLGDKSEADDIYERFHVSKKVYKRAVGDLYKKRLITVSPMSIRLAE, encoded by the coding sequence ATGAGCAAAAAGATAAAACTCGGCGATTACAATCGCCTTCGCATCGTAAAGAAAGTTGATTTCGGTCTGTATCTCGATGGTGGTGACGAGGGAGAAATCCTCCTACCATCCCGCTACGTACCTGAAGACGCAGGCATCGGCGACGAGCTGGATGTCTTTATCTATCTCGACCAGGAAGAGCGCCTCATCGCTACCACCGAAACCCCATTGGCTAAGGTGGGCGACTTCGCCTATCTCGAAGTGAAATGGGTCAACGAATACGGAGCCTTTCTGGGTTGGGGGCTAATGAAGGACATCTTCTGCCCATTCCGCGAGCAGAAGAAACGTATGGTGCTCGGCAACTCCTACATCGTGCATATCCACATCGACGAGGAGAGCTATCGCATCGTTGCCTCTGCCAAGATTGAGCGTTATCTCAACGAAGACCATCCTCACTACAAGCATGGTGACGAGGTGGATCTCCTCATCTGGCAGAAGACCGATCTCGGTTTCAAGGTTATCATCGACAACCAGTATCCGGGTCTCCTCTATCAGGACCAGATCTTCCAGTACATCCATACCGGTGACAAGATGAAGGGCTACATCGGAAGAGTTCGTCCTGACGGAAAGATAGATGTCACCCTGCAGAAGACCGGCATCCAGCAGACAGCCGACTTCGCCGAGACCCTCTACCAGTATCTCCTGGACAACGACGGCGAGTGTAACCTTGGCGACAAGAGCGAAGCCGACGACATCTACGAGCGTTTCCACGTGAGCAAGAAGGTTTACAAGCGTGCCGTGGGCGACCTCTACAAGAAGCGCCTCATCACCGTAAGCCCGATGAGCATCCGACTGGCGGAATAA
- a CDS encoding ABC transporter ATP-binding protein, with the protein MIDIKGITKSFGSLQVLKGIDLHIDKGEVVSIVGPSGAGKTTLLQIIGTLDKPDSGSIMVDGIDASSLSTKKLSDFRNQHLGFVFQFHQLLPEFTALENIMIPAFIAGKSRKEAKERAEELLAFMGLSDRASHKPAELSGGEKQRVAVARALINNPAVILADEPSGSLDTKNKAELHQLFFDLRDKFGQTFVIVTHDEGLAAITDRTIHLKDGMIEKTVEAGAADSQEEPAEVAKAPTTEEKTEDNII; encoded by the coding sequence ATGATTGATATAAAAGGTATAACCAAGAGCTTCGGCTCCCTGCAGGTGCTTAAGGGCATCGACCTGCATATTGACAAGGGCGAGGTGGTAAGTATCGTCGGTCCTAGTGGTGCCGGCAAGACTACACTTCTCCAGATTATCGGTACCCTCGACAAGCCTGATAGTGGCAGCATCATGGTTGATGGCATCGATGCAAGCAGCCTCAGCACCAAGAAACTGAGCGATTTCCGGAACCAGCATCTCGGTTTCGTCTTCCAGTTCCACCAACTTCTCCCTGAGTTCACCGCCCTGGAGAACATCATGATTCCTGCCTTCATTGCAGGCAAGAGCCGAAAAGAAGCCAAGGAGCGTGCCGAGGAGTTACTGGCGTTCATGGGCTTGAGCGATAGAGCCAGTCACAAGCCTGCCGAGTTATCCGGTGGTGAGAAACAGCGTGTAGCCGTGGCGAGAGCTTTGATCAATAATCCTGCCGTCATCCTTGCCGATGAGCCATCAGGAAGTCTCGACACCAAGAACAAGGCTGAGCTTCACCAGCTCTTCTTCGACCTCAGAGACAAGTTCGGTCAGACTTTCGTCATCGTAACTCATGATGAGGGCCTTGCTGCCATCACCGACCGCACCATCCATCTCAAGGATGGAATGATTGAGAAGACAGTGGAAGCTGGAGCTGCTGATAGCCAGGAAGAACCTGCAGAAGTTGCAAAAGCCCCAACAACAGAAGAAAAAACTGAAGATAATATTATATGA
- a CDS encoding rhamnogalacturonidase: protein MKKYIWLMACLVAFSPLSANAAKKQKKAKKAQTELWPDGTKMDAWFSNAQKVNVDTLGKKYVLTDYGVKTDSTLIQTKAIQAVIDRAAQDGGGVIVVPAGTYQSGALFFRPKTHLYVSEGGKLKGSDRIANFPVVETRIEGETCKYFSAFINADKCDGFTIAGPGTIDGNGYHYWEEFWIRRTWNRECTNKDAQRPRLVYISNSSNVTLQDVHIQNSPFWTNHIYRCDHVRFLGCTIFAPTSGMRAPSSDAIDIDVCHDVLVDGCYMSVNDDAIAIKGGKGTWADQAPENGPVYNVLIQNCNYGRVHGCLTLGSESVKDRNIVLRNIKVGNAQRVLWLKMRPDTPQHYEYVTVDNIQGTTGSFLVIRPWKQFFKLGDRKDMPLSQCNNITMKNIQMDCDNFFDMGKSEKYHLVDFTFENINCTDKKVAFDASLIENTVAKEVNITPREKSNGLKTTSDADGLK from the coding sequence ATGAAGAAATATATCTGGCTGATGGCTTGCCTAGTGGCGTTTTCGCCACTAAGCGCCAACGCCGCAAAGAAACAGAAGAAAGCAAAGAAGGCACAAACCGAACTTTGGCCTGATGGCACAAAGATGGATGCCTGGTTCAGCAACGCCCAGAAGGTGAACGTGGATACCCTGGGCAAGAAATACGTTCTCACCGACTATGGCGTGAAAACGGATAGCACCCTGATTCAGACCAAGGCCATCCAGGCTGTTATCGACCGTGCTGCCCAAGATGGCGGTGGCGTTATCGTGGTGCCTGCCGGAACCTATCAGAGCGGTGCCCTCTTCTTCCGTCCAAAGACTCATCTCTATGTTTCGGAAGGCGGAAAACTGAAAGGTAGCGATCGCATCGCCAACTTCCCAGTGGTAGAAACCCGCATCGAGGGCGAGACCTGCAAATACTTCTCGGCATTCATCAATGCCGACAAATGTGATGGCTTTACCATCGCCGGTCCAGGTACCATCGATGGCAACGGTTATCACTATTGGGAGGAGTTCTGGATTCGTCGCACCTGGAACCGTGAATGCACCAACAAGGATGCACAGCGTCCCCGCCTCGTCTATATCAGCAACTCAAGCAACGTAACCTTGCAGGATGTACATATCCAGAATAGTCCGTTCTGGACCAACCACATCTACCGTTGCGACCATGTCCGCTTCCTGGGCTGCACCATCTTCGCCCCTACCAGTGGCATGCGGGCACCAAGTAGCGATGCCATCGACATCGATGTATGCCACGATGTGCTGGTGGATGGCTGCTACATGAGCGTAAACGATGATGCCATCGCCATCAAGGGCGGTAAGGGAACCTGGGCTGATCAGGCACCGGAGAATGGTCCTGTATATAACGTGCTCATCCAGAACTGTAACTACGGAAGAGTGCACGGCTGCTTAACCCTCGGCAGCGAGAGCGTGAAAGACCGCAACATCGTATTGCGCAACATCAAGGTGGGCAATGCACAGCGCGTACTCTGGCTGAAGATGCGCCCTGATACTCCTCAGCATTACGAGTACGTAACGGTGGATAACATCCAGGGCACCACAGGCAGCTTCCTCGTCATCCGCCCATGGAAGCAGTTCTTCAAACTAGGCGATCGCAAGGACATGCCGCTGAGCCAGTGCAACAACATCACGATGAAGAATATCCAGATGGATTGCGACAACTTCTTCGATATGGGCAAGAGCGAAAAATACCATCTGGTAGATTTCACCTTTGAGAACATCAACTGTACCGACAAGAAGGTGGCATTCGATGCCAGCCTCATCGAGAATACCGTGGCAAAGGAGGTGAATATCACCCCTAGAGAAAAGAGCAACGGATTGAAGACCACCAGTGATGCCGATGGGTTGAAATAG
- a CDS encoding glycoside hydrolase family 88/105 protein has translation MKKLIFSSLFMLLGLTSVSAQTALQNEILEVAHRTNNYFMTKYSDPTIDTFVKKKRTSNLWTRAVYYEGLMALYEIDPQQRYLDYTDKWADYHKWTARGSVNDTDADNQCCQQTYMDRYVQTGGKKDLSKVKENLDHQMSTKRVNYWTWIDAIQMAMPAYAKITGERKYLDYAMNSYKWSRDTLANGLFNKKEGLWWRDKDYVPPYKEKDGSNCYWSRGNGWVYAALVRVMETLPKTDKYYQYLKKDFISMSQAILKCQRKDGYWNVSLVCPANYGGPEMTGTGLFLYGMAWGVQQGILPRATYQKAMDKAWKALAASVHEDGFIGYNQGTGKEPSAGQPVTFTSVPDFEDYGTGCLLLGAAEYYKLLKVKR, from the coding sequence ATGAAGAAACTGATCTTTTCATCGCTCTTCATGCTTCTGGGTTTGACTTCTGTTTCTGCCCAGACCGCATTGCAAAATGAAATTCTGGAGGTAGCTCATCGCACCAACAACTACTTCATGACGAAGTACAGTGATCCAACCATCGACACTTTCGTGAAGAAAAAGCGTACCAGCAACCTCTGGACCCGCGCCGTGTATTACGAGGGATTGATGGCGCTTTACGAGATTGACCCTCAGCAGCGCTATCTCGACTATACCGACAAGTGGGCGGATTATCACAAGTGGACTGCCCGTGGCAGCGTGAACGATACCGATGCCGACAACCAGTGCTGCCAGCAAACCTACATGGATCGCTACGTTCAGACAGGCGGCAAGAAGGACTTGAGCAAGGTAAAGGAAAACCTAGACCATCAGATGAGCACCAAGCGTGTGAATTATTGGACTTGGATTGACGCCATCCAGATGGCAATGCCTGCCTATGCCAAGATTACTGGCGAGCGCAAGTATCTGGATTATGCAATGAATTCCTATAAATGGAGCCGTGATACCCTGGCTAATGGTCTCTTCAACAAGAAAGAGGGTCTCTGGTGGAGAGACAAGGATTACGTGCCACCTTACAAGGAGAAGGATGGCAGCAACTGCTATTGGAGCCGTGGCAACGGTTGGGTATATGCAGCCCTGGTCCGCGTGATGGAGACTTTGCCAAAGACCGACAAGTACTATCAGTATCTGAAGAAGGATTTCATCTCTATGAGCCAGGCTATTCTGAAATGCCAGCGCAAGGATGGCTACTGGAACGTAAGCCTCGTCTGTCCTGCCAACTATGGCGGTCCTGAGATGACCGGTACAGGTCTCTTCCTCTATGGTATGGCATGGGGTGTTCAGCAGGGCATTCTTCCTAGAGCCACCTATCAGAAGGCGATGGACAAGGCATGGAAGGCTCTTGCCGCATCCGTTCACGAGGATGGTTTCATCGGCTATAACCAAGGCACCGGAAAGGAGCCATCAGCTGGCCAGCCTGTCACCTTCACCTCCGTTCCTGATTTCGAGGACTACGGCACAGGTTGCCTCCTGCTTGGTGCTGCAGAGTATTACAAGCTTTTAAAAGTAAAAAGGTAA
- a CDS encoding RNA-binding domain-containing protein, whose product MLELELQQYLLREYPQEDARCEWKEFKNLKNSFCGDKKDDVISYVSAIANMEGGHLVIGVKDKTLEIVGTDISRLTFNGQPANTQSATFKLTEQCTYLSSEGLSIEEFITDDTNKRVWILHIPKHLPRRPVLAHKKAWQRIEDSLVELTQERMAVILEEPIYAAKDWSAEIVADATIDDLDEVAIAKARMMFKKVHSRIPAEEVNAWNIQTFLSKCGLTRNGGITRAAIILLGKYESAFKLRPAVVQVTWTRRDKNQEVVDYEHFTVPFILTVDEILSKIENLTLREMPGGTLFPDTMKQYDDYTIREALHNCIGHQDYTLQQRINFVENPGYLYYSNAGTFIPGTLENVLRNEEPQTHFRNECLCRAMVDFNMIDTVSRGIKKMFNEQWRRHFPMPDYEIEQIKKKVVVRIYGNEINKRYTDLLKTNNTLSLWDCISLDAVQKGRTIHEDIAQDLLKRGLIEGEVPHYSISLSIAKNTHQLSSYTKTKGLDKERLRQMVLQYLSNAGSEGAKRDSIYEYLKDVLPQNKTEEQKIRMLGDLLKNMSKEYLIKAEGRTWYVMPQS is encoded by the coding sequence ATGCTCGAACTCGAACTACAACAATACCTCCTCCGTGAGTACCCACAAGAGGATGCTCGCTGTGAGTGGAAGGAATTTAAGAATCTGAAGAACTCGTTTTGTGGGGACAAGAAGGATGATGTTATTTCCTACGTGTCAGCTATTGCCAACATGGAGGGTGGACATCTTGTGATTGGGGTAAAGGATAAGACGCTTGAAATAGTCGGTACAGATATTTCGAGACTTACTTTTAATGGGCAACCTGCAAACACTCAGTCGGCAACGTTCAAACTCACAGAACAATGCACTTATCTTTCATCTGAAGGTCTAAGCATTGAGGAGTTTATAACCGATGATACAAATAAGCGAGTATGGATACTACATATTCCAAAGCACTTGCCTCGTCGCCCTGTCCTTGCCCACAAGAAGGCATGGCAACGCATAGAAGATTCGTTGGTGGAATTGACTCAAGAAAGAATGGCTGTCATTCTTGAAGAGCCAATCTATGCAGCAAAGGACTGGTCTGCAGAAATTGTAGCTGATGCAACAATAGACGATTTGGATGAGGTTGCTATTGCCAAGGCTCGAATGATGTTCAAGAAAGTACATAGCCGTATTCCTGCTGAAGAAGTGAATGCTTGGAATATTCAAACTTTCTTGAGCAAGTGTGGATTAACGAGAAACGGAGGTATTACTCGGGCAGCTATCATTTTGTTGGGCAAATACGAATCCGCTTTCAAACTGCGTCCTGCTGTTGTACAGGTTACTTGGACACGGCGAGACAAGAACCAGGAAGTGGTTGACTACGAACACTTCACAGTACCTTTTATATTAACGGTGGACGAAATTCTCTCAAAGATAGAGAATCTGACATTGCGTGAAATGCCTGGAGGTACGCTTTTCCCCGACACGATGAAGCAGTATGATGACTATACCATCCGTGAGGCCCTTCATAATTGTATTGGCCATCAAGACTACACTCTCCAGCAACGCATCAATTTCGTGGAGAATCCAGGATATCTGTATTATTCCAATGCTGGCACATTCATTCCTGGCACTTTGGAGAATGTTTTGAGGAACGAAGAGCCTCAGACGCATTTCCGCAATGAATGTTTATGTAGGGCGATGGTAGATTTCAACATGATAGATACCGTAAGCCGTGGTATCAAGAAAATGTTCAATGAGCAATGGCGCAGACACTTCCCTATGCCTGACTATGAGATTGAACAGATCAAGAAGAAAGTAGTTGTCCGCATCTATGGCAATGAAATCAATAAACGATACACTGATTTGTTGAAGACAAACAACACTCTTTCTCTCTGGGATTGCATCTCACTAGACGCAGTACAAAAAGGCAGAACTATTCATGAGGATATAGCGCAAGACTTACTCAAACGTGGACTGATAGAAGGTGAGGTCCCGCATTACAGCATTTCTCTTAGCATTGCCAAGAACACTCACCAACTGTCTTCTTATACAAAAACAAAAGGATTGGATAAGGAGAGGTTGCGTCAAATGGTTCTCCAATATCTCAGCAATGCAGGAAGTGAAGGTGCCAAGCGAGATAGTATATACGAATATCTGAAGGATGTTCTTCCGCAAAACAAGACGGAAGAACAAAAAATTCGTATGCTCGGAGATTTGCTCAAAAACATGAGCAAAGAATATTTAATAAAAGCGGAAGGACGAACTTGGTATGTCATGCCTCAATCATAG